The stretch of DNA gcatttattttaaagttgacCTAGCTTTCCTTTAATAATCAGTTTTATACAACTCACCACTTTTGCATCGATTGCAACCTGAGCAAAGCCTTTCCGATTACCCCACACAATGTTGTAGGTCTCGTCACTCATCAGTGCTTCCCGAACGCCACCTGGTGAGATAGCTAGCAAGTGACCACTCTGCAGGATTTCAACACATTTTTCTCTTGGTCCATGAATAGCACAAAATACATCAAGTAATAAGCTAAACCCTGTAAGATATATTAACATGAAGATACATCTTAAGTACTTCTTGTCCAATTTTTTGAGAACAAAAGTTTTCACAATCTACATAATGTAGTCTTTATACTTAAATCAGTAcgttatttttttactttttttaaaccaACAGGAACTCTTAAGATCAACATTGCTGGTAAATTAATAGCAATGTCTAATTGATCACCTCCTTCATGATCACCTATAACTCTGGCTGCATATTCAAATTCTCAATTAAAACCCCCAAGGACCTGGGAAAATAGggatttttatccccatttttcagaggagGAAAGTTGGTTCAGAGGGTTGAGAGGCTTGCTCAAAGGCACACATCTGGCAAAGGGCAGGGCAGAGATTCCGGTCCAAGTGTGTCTAGTCTAAAGCTCTTCCAGTGTGTGTCATAGGCAAACACTGTCCACAGTATTTATGAGAGGGGTCAGCAACCACCCATCTAACCTTCCATTATCCCCATGAACGAGTCACTGAGGAGAAAGTGAATCTAACTGACCTGGACCTACCCaaactggcaggccacagttAAATCTATCCAAACTAaaagcaaccccatggactgtagccttctaggctcctccgaccatgaaattttccaggcaagagtactggaattgtttgccatttccttctccaggggatcttcctaacctagggatcgaagctgggtttcctgcgttgcaggcagacactttaccgtctgagccaccatggaagtccccaaaattaaaagttacataCAGCTAATTTCacaataagatttttaaaatcaacaatAATAGCAATATCATTAAGAGCTTTTAATAATGTTACTGTTTGACTTGGGAACAATTCATTCCAGTCTTAATATGGTACAGTTTTTCAAATTACAACTACTTATGGATGAAAGAAACAATCCTatcaataattaaatattttaaccaaACTAAACTGAAAATTTAGAGGACTGATGTTCATAACATAGTCCCGCGAGATTGGGACATGTGTGGATGGAGAGTGAAAACTGTGCAGAATAGCCAAACTGCTCATAGGTTTTAAGGGTCTGAGGCAAGATTATCAGTATTACtgagaagaaataatttttatcttctatTAAAAGTTCACTGATTTCACTCGATGCACTCTCaaggtaaatgaataaatgaggaaggtttaataaaatattataagttCATAAAGATTATAAAGGGGGAAAACTTTAGAGTCAAatgctaaataaaaatattcacattctattgcatgcatgctaagtcgcttcagtcgtgtctgactctttgcagccctatggactgcaaagaatactggagtgggttgccatttcctcctccaggggatcttcctgacccagggatcaaacccacatcttatgcagctcctgtattgcagccggattctttactgctgagccaccagggaagcccctcacattctattgtgtatatttaaaaaacGGAAGCAATCTAATGTTTCATAAGAgaaaacaagtaaatattttagtcatatattaaaaatgttctttataaaacatggaaaaatgttaatgttgcattaatttttttaaaagaacacaaaatagtttatataaaatgaaaaagtacaaattaaaaatgaagcaaaatacaTCAAAATGATAACTGGGTACATGTTAGCATAAGACCATGTAATGATGTTATTTCCTCTAGTTTCCAAGTCTATTATAAAGTGATCAAGTTACTTTCTAAAGAAATATCTTTTATAGCCAACTTACTTTACACACAAAGTACTCTGTGTATAAAAAAAGATGGCTTTTTTAGTGACACAGGGATACTGGAAGCATTAACCATGTCTGTGAAAGGCAGTAAGTGAACTGTTATTTCATGCACTGCCTGGGGCTTAGCTGGTTGAGGGCTggcttttgcttttattaatcCAGAAAACATGCTGTAAATTTTCTTGGCTTGTTcccagtaatttttatttatttatttatttatttatttatttttagttttttattttttaaattttaaaatctttaattcttacatgcattcccaaacatgaacccccctcccacctccctccccatgttCCCAGTAATTTAGTGACAGAAGAAAATCTCAGTGAGTTTACTTTagaatgattcttttaaaattcttatcatGTTTGAAACCATTcagtttactaatttttttttttttttttttggctgtaccatatggcctgtggagtcttagttccccaaccaagtttgaacctgtgccctcagcagtgaaaacacagagtcctaactgctggaccaccagggaattaccgattaatctttttatttttattttattgtgttttgggggggccacaccacacagcacacagggtcttagtttcctgaccagggatcaaacctgttccccctgcagtggaagcatggagtcttaaccactggaccactagacaAGTCTCCCTATTAATCTTTTCTAAAAGGCACAAAGCCTTTAGGAacatgaatattaaaaagaatgtagtCCTCAAGCTCAAGAGTTTTAATTCTACCACACAAGTCAAATATGATAAGAGACATAATAGGCTATATAGATTAGGATTTTTGAGACAATATTATGTTACTATGGAAAGACAAAATATATCCTGGCTAGCTTATTTCACTAATTTTCATTTGCTATCCAACTGACAGTAATCAAACCCTGATTACTGTAGAAGTAAACTCTCAAATCAATAGCTCACGGAAAAATTCACCATATGAAAAGTTAACTACCCTCTAtaccaaaatatatattaattgttTGGCAAAAGTTACaatttattttaggatttaactttgaaaaataatgactaaatacttgttaataaagaaagaaactagataaCATTTTTGGccataatgtttttatatttagatatattaCCTAAAACAGATACTCCCAAACTGGAGTTCCAAGTGTGCTACcctaaaaaggcaaaaagattttCCATGTAATACTATTAACAGAGAACTCAAAGATACACAGACTGTCACATAATTGGTCGtgttcattaaatattcttctatCACCAGCTACAGTGAAAGTTTACCTGGAATTTTAAAGACAAAGTGATCTGCTACTACTCGGCAAGTTCTGCCTTTATGTATAAAAATTTTAGCCATGAAGTAGTAAAAGTCTATGGGAATAGCTCCGTGATAAAAAATGATCAGTGCTGGTCCTTCTTCTGGTATTTTTTCCATCCCATGAACTTCATAACCTGTTAGAAAAACAAAGCACAgacaattaaaatgtatttaacattAGTCTATTTATACTAAGTCTTTCCTGgcggctctgatggtaaagaatctgcttgcaatgcaggagacccaggtttgatccatgagtcaggaagatcccctggaggagggcatggtagcccactccagtattcttgcctggagaatcccatggacagaggagcctggcttgctacagtccatgggatcacaaggtccgacacaacttagcaactaaacaacaacaaatatatacatatacatcattCTTCACAAATTCTTCCCATTCTATTCATTCAAAACAAAGATGACTCTATAGGCTCTAACTACTACatgtggaggaaaaaaatgttatgagAGATTTGAACTGAATGTCAAGAAAATCTCTCTTCTGTAGTATGAGTGGGACTAAAGACAAGCCAGCCctcacttctcctcccaccattcTGTGCTGTGGGTGGACTGTGGGAAACATATATAAAAGGTTGAGGTAAGCTCCACACAGTAAAAACTACCCTGCGTGTTTCATCCCAGGAGGTGGGAAATGGCACTGTGCAGGAGAAGGCATGTGATCCTGGCCCTGGTCTAAGACCTGCTTttgcctcccttctccccattaGAGGGGGTTGTTATAGACCAGAGCCTCAGCTGGACCTGGCAAAGAGAAAACGGGAGTATCCAGAGGCCATGGCCAAGGGCAATGAGgcccaaagaaaaaggaaggaagtctTCAGTGACtaaaggggagaaggaaaagcaagtTCCTGTGGCCAGACTCTCCCACACAGAACTGCTGACCCAAGGCTGCAACTCACACAGGAAAGACACTGTGTCCAGAATATAGAAATCTGAAACCGCCAGTGTGCTTCTTCCCTTCAGTTCATCCCTTGTTAGATTTGCtaagaaacaaacatttaaattctAAAGATTTAGGTATAAATTTTAAGAGATTCATTTTTAATGTAGTTTATaatatctttgggcttcccaggtaactgagtggtaaaaaatcctcctgccaatgcaggagactcgggtttgatccttgagtcaggaagatcccctggagaagggcatggcaacccactccagtattcttgcctgggaaatcccatggacagaggagcctggcaggctacagtccacgggatcgcaaaagagtcgcacatgacttagtgactaaacaaaaacataatATCTTCACCAAACAGATAAGTGTGGTAACTGATTCTAGTattgaagaaataaattatttggtaATATATCAAATAAACTCAACAGAacggttttaaaaattaaatttaatgatATTTCAAAATTGTGTTTCTGTACTTTTAACATTTCTTCCCAATTGCCTAATTTTAGTTCAAATAATTCAATTTACTTAGAATCAGTCACTGAAGTTGCCTGTAGTTATCAAAAGGATAGACTGTCCCAGCAGACAAACAttctaagaaataaagaatactTCTTTAAGGGATTCTATACAGACTATTCCTTAACTTCCCCTTTGTTTTccagaataattttcttttaaaagaactgaCAATTAATTGAACTGCTTGCATATTAGCAAATCACTGGGTTGAAAGCAGAAAAACTCAGTTTACCATCTTTCCACTAAACCTTAAGCCCCAATATTCAACCGCATTGATCGTGAAGCCCGGATGTCGTCATACCGCCCCTGGCTCAGAAAGCACCAGCGGATGGTCACACTGGTCAAACACTGTCAAGGCCTTTCAGACCCCAAAAAGGCCCATCAAGTGATGTCACATTCTTTCCTGTGTCACATGGACCGGGGCGCGTCCCACCTCCATGCTGCCGACGTGACAGCCTCTAACGGAGCACTTTCATCACGCGTTCATAGAAATGCTGGGG from Ovis aries strain OAR_USU_Benz2616 breed Rambouillet chromosome 9, ARS-UI_Ramb_v3.0, whole genome shotgun sequence encodes:
- the TMEM68 gene encoding monoacylglycerol/Diacylglycerol O-acyltransferase isoform X2, translating into MEKIPEEGPALIIFYHGAIPIDFYYFMAKIFIHKGRTCRVVADHFVFKIPGFSLLLDVFCAIHGPREKCVEILQSGHLLAISPGGVREALMSDETYNIVWGNRKGFAQVAIDAKVPIIPMFTQNIREGFRSLGGTRLFRWLYEKFRYPFAPMYGGFPVKLRTYLGDPIPYDPKITAEELAEKTKDAVQALIDKHQRIPGNIMSALLERFRNKEKINQKTL